The Thermococcus peptonophilus genomic sequence GGTTGATGTCGTGGGTCGTAATTATCATCGTTACTCCTCTCTCACGCTTTATCTTGCTGAGGACGTTGGCAACTTCAGCTCTGGCACTGGGATCAAGGGCTGAAAGCGGCTCATCGAGGAGGAGAAGCTTTGGATCGCTCATGAGTGCCCTCGCGAGGAGAACTCTCTGCTTTTGACCACCAGAAAGCTCGCGGAAGAGCCTGTCTTCGATTCCGCCGAGGCCGACGAACTCCAGAACTTTTTCGGCTTTCTCTACTACCTCCCCCGGAATCTTGAAGTGGACGAAGCCCCTTCCGTAAACGCCGCCCATGGCAACGACCTCGAGGGCCGTTAGAGGCACTCTCTCGTTCAAGCTCTGGCTCTGGGGGACGTAGCCTATCAGATCCCTCGCCTTGCATGGGGGCTTTTCGAACACCCGGAGCTCCCCAGTGTACTCTCTGTGAAAGCACGCTATGGTCTTTAGAAGAGTAGTTTTCC encodes the following:
- a CDS encoding metal ABC transporter ATP-binding protein, which produces MKAVEAGNLTILYSGRPALSDVTFTLEEGKTLLLLGPNGAGKTTLLKTIACFHREYTGELRVFEKPPCKARDLIGYVPQSQSLNERVPLTALEVVAMGGVYGRGFVHFKIPGEVVEKAEKVLEFVGLGGIEDRLFRELSGGQKQRVLLARALMSDPKLLLLDEPLSALDPSARAEVANVLSKIKRERGVTMIITTHDINPLLEIGDLVMLINKRLIAFGRPEEVLTDEVIKSVYGPMAKVIPIGGKVYCITGDFHVHVGGERI